CGTCGATGCCCATGACCTCGCCGGTGGAGCGCATCTCCGGGCCGAGGACGGTGTCCACGCCGCGGCCGTGGATGTCGCGGAAGCGCGACCACGGCATGACGGCCTCCTTGACGGAGATCGGCGCGTCGATCGGCAGGGTGCCGCCGTCGCCGGTCTTCGGCAGCAGGCCCTGCTCGCGCAGCTCGGCGATGGTGGTGCCGAGCGAGATGCGGGCGGCGGCCTTCGCCAGCGGGACGGCGGTCGCCTTCGAGGTGAAGGGGACGGTCCGGGAGGCGCGCGGGTTGGCCTCCAGGACGTAGAGGATGTCGCCCGCCATCGCGAACTGGATGTTGATCAGGCCGCGGACGCCGACGCCCTTGGCGATGGCCTCCGTGGAGGCGCGCAGGCGCTTGATGTCGTAGCCGCCGAGCGTGATCGGGGGCAGCGCGCAGGCCGAGTCGCCGGAGTGGATGCCGGCTTCCTCGATGTGCTCCATGACGCCGCCGAGGTAGAGCTCGTGGCCGTCGTAGAGGGCGTCGACGTCGATCTCGATCGCGTCGTCGAGGAAGCGGTCGACCAGCACGGGGCGGGTCGGGGAGATCTCGGTGGACTCGGCGATGTACGACTCCAGGCGGGCCTCGTCGTAGACGATCTCCATGCCGCGGCCGCCGAGCACGTAGGACGGGCGGACGAGGACCGGGTAGCCGATCTCGTCGGCGATGGCCTTCGCACCCGTGAAGGTGGTGGCGGTGCCGTGCTTGGGGGCCGGCAGGCCGGCCTCGGCGAGGACCTGGCCGAACGCACCGCGGTCCTCGGCGGCGTGGATGGCCTCGGGCGAGGTGCCGACGACGGGCACGCCGTTGTCCTTGAGCGCCTGGGCGAGACCCAGGGGGGTCTGGCCGCCGAGCTGGACGATGACACCGGCGATGGGGCCGGCCAGCGACTCGGCGTGGACGATCTCCAGCACGTCCTCGAGCGTCAGCGGCTCGAAGTACAGGCGGTCGGAGGTGTCGTAGTCCGTGGAGACGGTCTCCGGGTTGCAGTTGACCATCACGGTCTCGAAGCCGGCGTCGCTGAGCGCGAAGGAGGCGTGGACGCAGGAGTAGTCGAACTCGATGCCCTGGCCGATGCGGTTCGGGCCGGAGCCCAGGATGATGACCGCGGGCTTGGTGCGCGGGGCGACCTCGGACTCCTCGTCGTACGAGGAGTAGAAGTACGGGGTCTTCGCGGCGAATTCGGCGGCGCAGGTGTCGACCGTCTTGTAGACCGGGCGGACGCCGAGGGCGTGGCGGACCTCGCGGACGACGTCCTCGCGCAGGCCGCGGATCTCGGCGATCTGGGCGTCGGAGAAGCCGTGGCGCTTGGCCTCGGCGAGCAGCTCGGGGTAGAGCTTGTCGGCCGCCGTCAGCTCGTCCGCGATCTCCTTGATGAGGAAGAGCTGGTCGACGAACCAGGGGTCGATCTTCGTGGACTCGAAGACCTCTTCCTGGGTGGCGCCGGCGCGGATGGCCTGCATGACGGTGTTGATGCGGCCGTCGGTCGGGCGGACCGCCGTGCGCAGCAGCTCGTCCTTGTCACCCGGGTCGCCGACGAAGGTGAACTGCGAGCCCTTCTTCTCCAGGGAGCGCAGGGCCTTCTGGAGCGCCTCGGTGAAGTTGCGGCCGATGGCCATGGCCTCGCCGACCGACTTCATGGTGGTGGTGAGGGTGGCGTCGGCGAGCGGGAACTTCTCGAAGGCGAAGCGCGGGGCCTTGACGACGACGTAGTCGAGGGACGGCTCGAAGGAGGCCGGCGTCTTCTCGGTGATGTCGTTGGGGACCTCGTCGAGCGTGTAGCCGATGGCCAGCTTGGCGGCGATCTTGGCGATCGGGAAGCCGGTGGCCTTCGAGGCGAGCGCCGAGGAGCGCGAGACGCGCGGGTTCATCTCGATGACGATGACGCGGCCGTCGGTCGGGTCGATCGCGAACTGGATGTTGCAGCCGCCGGTGTCGACGCCGACCTCGCGGATGATCGCGATGCCGATGTCGCGCAGCCGCTGGTACTCGCGGTCGGTCAGCGTCATCGCCGGGGCGACGGTGATCGAGTCACCGGTGTGGACGCCCATCGGGTCGAAGTTCTCGATGGAGCAGACGACGACCACGTTGTCCTTGGTGTCGCGCATCAGCTCCAGCTCGTACTCCTTCCAGCCGAGGATGGACTCCTCCAGGAGCACCTCGGTGGTCGGGGAGAGCGTGAGGCCCTGGCCTGCGATGCGGCGCAGCTCCTCCTCGTCGTGGGCGAAGCCGGAGCCGGCGCCGCCCATGGTGAAGGAGGGGCGCACGACGACCGGGTAGCCGCCGAGGGTCTCGACGCCCTTGATGACGTCGTCCATCGAGTGGCAGATGACCGAGCGGGCGGACTCGCCGTAGCCGATCTTCGCCTTGACGGCCTCGACGACGCCCTTGAAGAGGTCGCGGTCCTCGCCCTTGTTGATGGCCTCGACGTTGGCGCCGATGAGCTCGACGCCGTACTTCTCCAGCACACCCTGCTCGTGCATGGAGATCGCGGTGTTGAGCGCGGTCTGGCCGCCGAGGGTCGGCAGGAGCGCGTCGGGGCGCTCCTTCGCGATGATCTTCTCGACGAACTCGGGGGTGATCGGCTCGACGTACGTGGCGTCGGCGATCTCCGGGTCGGTCATGATCGTCGCGGGGTTGGAGTTGACCAGGATGACCCGCAGGCCCTCGGCCTTGAGGATGCGGCAGGCCTGGGTGCCGGAGTAGTCGAACTCGGCGGCCTGTCCGATGACGATCGGGCCGGAGCCGATGACCAGGACGGACTGGATATCGGTGCGCTTAGGCACGCTCGGCCTCCATCAGGGCGGTTTCCATCAAAGACGTGAAGCGGTCGAAGAGGTACGCGGCGTCGTGCGGGCCGGCAGCCGCCTCGGGGTGGTACTGGACGGAGAAGGCCGGCTGGTCGAGCAGCTGGAGGCCTTCGACGACCTGGTCGTTCAGGCAGACGTGGGAGACCTCGGCGCGGCCGTAGGCGGTCTCGGTGACCTTGTCGAGGGGCGCGTCGACGGCGAAGCCGTGGTTGTGCGCGGTGATCTCGACCTTGCCGGTGGTGCGGTCCTGCACCGGCTGGTTGATGCCGCGGTGGCCGTACTTCAGCTTGTAGGTGCCGAAGCCGAGCGCGCGGCCCAGGATCTGGTTGCCGAAGCAGATGCCGAAGAGCGGGGTCTTGCGCTCCAGCACTCCCTGCATGACGGCGACGGGGCCGTCGGCGGTGGCCGGGTCGCCCGGGCCGTTGGAGAAGAACACGCCGTCCGGGTTGACCGCGTACACGTCCTCGACGGTGGCGGTGGCGGGCAGCACGTGCACCTCGATGCCGCGCTCGGCCATCCGGTGCGGGGTCATGCCCTTGATGCCGAGGTCGACGGCGGCGACGGTGAAGCGCTTCTCGCCGATCGCGGGGACGACGTACGCCTCCTTGGTGGCGACCTCGGCGGAGAGGTTCGCGCCCTTCATCTGCGGCTGCGACTGGACCTTGGCCAGCAGGGCCTCGTCGCGGATGCCCGTCCAGGCGTCGCCGGAGAAGATGCCGACGCGCATGGCGCCGCGCTCGCGCAGGTGGCGGGTCAGGGCGCGGGTGTCGATGCCGGAGATGCCGACGACGCCCTGCTTGACCAGCTCCTCGTCCAGCGAGCGCTGCGAGCGCCAGTTGGAGGGGACGCGTGCGGGGTCGCGCACGACGTAGCCGGCCACCCAGATGCGGGAGGACTCGGGGTCCTCGTCGTTGACGCCGGTGTTGCCCACGTGCGGGGCGGTCATCACGACGACCTGCCGGTGGTACGACGGGTCGGTGAGGGTCTCCTGGTATCCGGTCATGCCGGTGGAGAACACGGCCTCGCCGAAGGTCTCCCCCACAGCGCCGTAGGCACGGCCGCGGAAGATCCGACCGTCCTCCAGGACGAGTACGGCGGGAGCTTTGGCTGCTCCCCTGGTGGAGGTCGTCATCGTTCGGCGCCTTCCGTCGTGATGGATGAGTTCATGGAGTTGATCGCCTCGACCCAGGCGGCGTGTTCGGCCGCGCGGTCGGAGCGGAATCCGGAGTCGATCAGCTTGTCGCCGTGCGCCCAGGTGACGACGAGCAGACCGCCCTCGGTGAGTACCTTGCCCGCGATTCCCTTGTCGAGGCGGGCGCCGCGCAGCTGCGCGGCCGGTACGAAGAAGTCGTTGGCCCCCGGTCGGACCACGTCGAGGCCCGCGTCGGTGAGCGTGAGCTCGACCCGGCTGCGCAGGCCCAGGCCGTGGGCGACGATCCGGTCGAGCCACTGCCCGGCGGTGGTGGACCCGTGGTACCGGCCGGTCAGGGCCAGCCGGTGCTCGGGAAGGCCGTCGGGGGCGGCGGGCAGCTCCGGCAGATCGTTCTGCAGAGCGCCGCGCCATTTCCAGCCCTGCCGCATCAGCCAGTACACGAACGCGATGAAGACGATCAGGCCGACCACCCACGCGATGCGGGCGCCGACGCTGGTCACCTCCGCCGACTGTCGTTCGGCGGCCTCGGCGGCCAGTTGGATTACTGCAGGTGTCACGCCAGTTTCCCGTCCACGACCGTTGCCCGGCCCCGCAGGAAGGTGTGAGTGACGCGCCCCGGCAGCTCACGGCCCTCGTAAGGCGTGTTGCGGCTGCGGGAGGCGAAGTGTGCGGGGTCCACGACACCACGGTACGAGGTATCGACCAAGGTCAGGTTCGCGGGTTCACCTGCCGAGACGGGACGGCCGTGGTTCTCCAGGCTGCCGATGCGCGCCGGAGCGAAGGACATCCGCTCGGCGACCCCGGCCCAGTCGAGCAGCCCGGTCTCCACCATCGTCTGCTGGACGACGGAGAGCGCCGTCTCCAGGCCGACCATGCCCATGGCGGCGGCGGCCCACTCGCAGTCCTTGTCCTCGTGCGGGTGCGGGGCGTGGTCGGTGGCGACGATGTCGATCGTGCCGTCGGCGAGGGCCTCGCGCAGGGCCAGCACGTCGCGCTCGGTGCGCAGCGGCGGGTTGACCTTGTAGACCGCGTTGTACGAGCGCACGAGCTCCTCGGTGAGGAGGAGGTGGTGCGGGGTGACCTCGGCGGTGACGTCGATGCCGCGGGACTTGGCCCAGCGGACGATCTCGACGGAGCCGGCGGTGGAGAGGTGGCAGATGTGGACGCGGGAGCCGACGTGCTCGGCGAGGAGGACGTCGCGGGCGATGATCGACTCCTCGGCGACGGCCGGCCAGCCGCCCAGACCGAGCTCGGCGGAGACGATGCCCTCGTTCATCTGGGCGCCCTCGGTGAGGCGGGGCTCCTGGGCGTGCTGGGCGACGACGCCGCCGAAGGCCTTCACGTACTCCAGGGCGCGGCGCATGATCACGGCGTCGTCCACGCACTTGCCGTCGTCGGAGAAGACGGTGACGCGGGCGGCGGAGTCGTGCATGGCGCCCAGCTCGGAGAGCTGCTTGCCCTCCAGGCCGACGGTGACGGCGCCGATGGGCTGCACGTCGCAGTAGCCGGACTCCTTGCCCAGGCGCCAGACCTGCTCGACCACGCCGGCGGTGTCGGCGACGGGGAAGGTGTTCGCCATCGCGAAGACGGCGGTGTAGCCGCCGGAGGCTGCGGCGCGGGTGCCGGTGAGGACGGTCTCGGAGTCCTCGCGGCCGGGCTCGCGCAGGTGGGTGTGCAGGTCGACGAGGCCCGGCAGGAGGACCTGGCCCTCGGCCTCGATGACGGTCGCGCCCTCGGCGGACAGGCCGGTGCCGACCTCGGCGATGGTCTCGCCGTCGATCAGGACGTCCTGCGCCTCGCCGCCGAGTACCTTCGCGCCACGGATAAGGATCTTGCTCATGGTTACTTGGTCTCCTCGGTGCGCGCGGCGGCGGGGGTGGTGGTGACGGCGGGCTCGGAGCCTCCGAGCAGCAGGTACAGGACGGCCATCCGGGTGGAGACGCCGTTGGCGACCTGCTCGACGGCCGTGCAGCGGTCGGAGTCGGCGACCTGGGCGGTGATCTCCATGCCGCGGTTCATGGGGCCGGGGTGCATCACGATGGCGTGCTCGGGCATCTTCGCCATGCGGTCGCCGTCGAGCCCGTACCGGCGGGAGTACTCGCGCTCCGTCGGGAAGAAGGCGGCGTTCATGCGTTCGCGCTGCACACGCAGCATCATCACCGCATCGGACTTCGGCAGCACGTCGTCGAGGCTGTACGAGACCTCGCACGGCCAGGTCTCGACGCCGATCGGGACGAGCGTGGGCGGGGCCACCAGGGTGACCTCGGCGCCGAGGGTGTGCAGCAGGTGGACGTTGGAGCGGGCCACGCGGCTGTGCAGGACGTCGCCGACGATCGTGATCCGGCGGCCGTTCAGGTCCTTGCCGAGGCCGGCGTCGCGGCCGACCAGGCGGCGGCGCATGGTGAAGGCGTCCAGCAGGGCCTGGGTGGGGTGCTCGTGGGTGCCGTCGCCGGCGTTGACCACGGCGGAGTCGATCCAGCCGGAGGTCGCGAGCCGGTAGGGCGCGCCGGAGGCGTGGTGGCGGATGACGACCGCGTCGGCGCCCATGGCCTCCAGGGTCAGCGCGGTGTCCTTCAGGGATTCGCCCTTGGAAACGGAGGAACCCTTGGCGGAGAAGTTGATGACGTCGGCGGAGAGTCGCTTGGCGGCCGCCTCGAAGGAGATCCGGGTGCGGGTCGAGTCCTCGAAGAAGAGGTTGACGACCGTGAGACCGCGCAGGGTGGGCAGCTTCTTGATCGGCCGGTCCGCGACGCGGGCCATCTCCTCGGCGGTGTCGAGGATCAGGACGGCGTCGTCGCGCGTGAGATCGGCGGCCGAGATGAGGTGGCGCTTCATCTGGATGGCTCCGTAGGTCGGGAGGGCAGGCAGGCGGACTGACGGGCGGAGGTGCGAGCGGGCAGGGCAGGCTTCGGCGCGGACCCCCCTCGGGGGCCCGTCACTCCGGAAGGGCTACAGCCCTGCTGCCTGGGCGGTCCGCTGGCCGAGCAGCACGGCGTCACGGCCGTCCTCCTCCTCGAGCTGGACCTTGACGGTCTCCCGCAGCGACGTGGGGAGGTTCTTGCCGACGTAGTCGGCGCGGATCGGCAGTTCGCGGTGGCCGCGGTCGACGAGGACGGCGAGCTGCACGGCGCGCGGGCGGCCGAGGTCGCCGAGGGCGTCGAGCGCGGCGCGGATGGTGCGGCCGGAGAAGAGCACGTCGTCGACGAGGACGACGAGGCGGCCGTCGAGGTCGTCGCCGGGGATCTCGGTGCGCCCGATCGCGCGGGCGGGCTTCATCCGCAGGTCGTCGCGGTACATGGTGATGTCGAGGGAGCCGACCGGGATCTTCGAGCCGGTGATCTCTTCGAGCTTGGCGGCCAGCCGGCGGGCGAGGTACACACCGCGGGTGGGAATGCCGAGGAGCACCACGTCGTCGGCGCCCTTGGCGCGTTCGACGATCTCGTGGGCGATGCGGGTCAGGACCCGCGCGATGTCCTGCGCTTCGAGTACGGGGCGCATGGAATCTGCGTGCTGCTGGGTGTCCATGAAAAGGACCTCCTTCTCCGCCTCACGGGACGGACCTTAAAGGACGTCTGATGTACGTGTCCCACGGTACCAGGGCGCGGCCGGTCCTCGGGCACCGGCCTGGTGCGGAGGGGCTCTCACGGGGCTGCAGGGGCCCCTCTTGCGGGGGCGGTGAAGACCATTCGGCTTGACGCATCCAAGTAACGCTGCGTAACCTCACAGTGAGTTACCAGCCGCGCGGCGGAGCCGCACGTGGTCAATGTCGTCACAGCGTCCATGTCGTCACAGCGTCACAGCGTCCGGGAGCGTTATGTCCAGCGAATACGCCAAACAGCTCGGGGCCAAGCTCCGCGCCATCCGCACCCAGCAGGGCCTTTCCCTCCACGGTGTCGAGGAGAAGTCCCAGGGCCGGTGGAAGGCCGTGGTGGTCGGGTCCTACGAGCGCGGGGACCGCGCCGTGACCGTCCAGCGCCTTGCCGAGCTGGCGGACTTCTACGGGGTTCCGGTGCAGGAACTGCTTCCGGGCACGACTCCCGGCGGGGCTGCCGAGCCGCCGCCGAAGCTGCGCCTCGACCTGGAGCGCCTGGCGGGCGTTCCCGCCGAGAAGGCCGGCCCGCTGCAGCGTTACGCGGCCACGATCCAGAGCCAGCGCGGCGACTACAACGGCAAGGTGCTGTCGATCCGCCAGGACGACCTGCGCACCCTGGCCGTCATCTACGACCAGTCCCCCTCAGTCCTGACCGAGCAGCTGATCAGCTGGGGCGTGCTGGACGCGGACGCGCGCCGTGCGGTGGCGCACGAGGACATCTAGTCCCCGGTCCCAGGACCAGCAGAAACGTTACCGGCGGGTGCCGGGAGCCCGAGAGGGTTCCCGGCACCCGCCGGTTTTCGTTGTTCTTGAAAAGCGGAGGGGCCGCAGCGCACGCGCTGCGGCCCCTCCGCTGTGCCGAACCGCCGGAGGCTACTCGCGGCGCAGGCTCGGCTTCAGGTCCTTGAACCGGGCCAGCAGCCCGTTCACGAACGAGGGCGACTCGTCCGTCGAGAACTCCTTGGCCAGCTGGACGGCCTCGTCGATGGCCACGGCGTCCGGGGTGTCGTCCACCCAGATCAGCTCGTAGGCACCGAGCCGCAGGATGTTCCGGTCCGCGACCGGCATGCGGTCGAGCTCCCAGTCCACGGCGTAGGTGACGATCAGGTCGTCGATGCGGTTCACCTTGTCGGCGTACCCCTCGACGAGATCCATCGTGAAGGCGCTGACCGGCGGCTGCCGGTCGTCCGACCGCGAGTGGCGGATCCAGTCCGCGAGGACCTCGCGCACGGGCACGTCGCGCTGGTCCGCCTCGAAAAGGATCTGGAAGGCGCGCTTGCGCGCATTGCTCCGAGCAGCCACGGGTTAGTTGCTCTTCCGGCCGAGGTAGTCGCTGGTGCGGGTGTCGACCTTGACCGTCTCGCCGGTGGTGACGAAGAGCGGGACCTGGATCTCGTAGCCGGTCTCCAGGGTGGCGGGCTTGGTGCCACCGGTGGAGCGGTCGCCCTGGACGCCCGGGTCGGTGTGCTCGATCTTGAGCTCGACCGCGGCCGGGAGCTCGACGTAGAGCACCTCGCCCTCGTGCTGGGCGACCGAGGCGGTGAAGCCCTCGATCAGGAAGTTGGCGGCGTCGCCGACAGCCTTCTTGTCCACCATCAGCTGGTCGAAGGTGGTCATGTCCATGAAGACGAAGTACTCGCCGTCCATGTAAGAGAACTGCATGTCGCGGCGGTCGATCGTGGCCGTGTCGACCTTCGTGCCGGCGTTGAAGGTCTTGTCGACGACCTTGCCGGAGAGCACGTGCTTGAGCTTGGTGCGCACGAAGGCCGGGCCCTTGCCGGGCTTGACGTGCTGGAACTCGACGACGGACCAGAGCTGGCCCCCGTCGAGCTTCAGCACCATGCCGTTCTTGAGGTCGTTCGTGGAAGCCACGGTTGCGGAATCTCCTGCACTGGAAGACCACGGGTGCGCGCACAGCCCGGCAGAGCGGGCTAGAGCGCGAGCAGCTCCTTGGTCGTAATGGTGAGTAGCTCGGGACCGCCGTCCGCCTCGGGGCGTACGACGAGCGTGTCATCGATCCGGACACCTCCCCGGCCCGGGAGGTGAACCCCCGGTTCGACGGTGACCGGCACGCAAGCGTCCAGTTTACCCATTGCCGTAGGTGCAAGCTGCGGGTCCTCGTCGATTTCGAGGCCCACGCCGTGTCCGGTCCACGGAGCGATGGCTTCCGAGTGGCCCGCGGAGTCCAGGACGGAGCGTGCGGCATGGTCCACGTCCCGGTACGCCGCACCGGGCAGCAGGGCCTCGCGGCCCGCCCGCTGGGCGGTGAACACGAGGTCGTACAGCGCGATCTGCCAGTCCGCAGGGCTGGTGCCGATCACGAAGGTCCGGCCGATCTCGCACCGGTAGCCGCGGTAGTTGGCGCCGAGACAGACCGAGAGGAAGTCGCCCTCCTCCACCCGGCGGTCGGAGGGCCGGTGCCGGGAGCGCCCCGAGTGCGGGCCGGTGCCGACGGAGGTCGGGAAGGCGGGACCGTCCGCCCCGTGGTCGACGAGCCGCCGCTCCAGCTCCAGGGCGAGGTGCCGTTCGGTGCGTCCCACGAGGATGGATTCCAGCAGCTCGCCGAGGGCCTGGTCGGCGATCTCGGCGGCGATCCGCAGGCAGGCGATCTCCTCCTCGTCCTTGACGAGGCGCTGCTGCTCCACCGCGGTCCCGAGGTCGGCGAGGTGCAGCTTGGGCGCCACGGAGCGCAGGGCCCGGTGCCGGCCGACGGTGAGGTGGTGTTCCTCCACCGCGAGCGAGTCGGCCCTTACGCCGGCGGCCATGTCGGCGGCCGCGACGGCCGGGTCGGCGCCGGGGTTCCCCAGCACGGAGACCCTCAGGTGCTCGTCGGGGCGCCCCTCGTCCGCCTCGCCGGTGGGCGCGCCGGCGCAGAACATCACGTCTTCGGTGGGCCCGACCAGCAGTACGGCGCCGAGCGGGAACGCCCCGGAGAGGTAGCGGACGTTCGCCGGACGCGTGATCAGTGCGGCGGCGTTCCCCGCGGCGGCGCATCGGTCGCGAAGCAGGCCCCGGCGGGCGGCGTACACGTCTGACATGTCTTCGAGCGTACGAGCGCCCCGCGGATCCGGCCTGGTGAGCGCGTCCGGACGGGGCGCCGGCCGGCCGCGTCTACTGCCCCGCCAGGGCCCGGGCCAGCACGTCGTCCAGGGCGCGCGCCGTGCCCTCGACGTCGAGGTGGGAGTTGTCGATGATGGGCAGGCCCGAGCCGTACCAGCCGGCCATCCTGCCGTGGATCCGGGCGACCTCCTCGTCGGAGAGGCGGCGGTTGCCGGAGCGGTGCGTGTTCCGCTCCAGGACGATCTCCAGGCCGGGCAGCAGCACGACCGGGAGCAGCGTGGGGCCCACGTGCCTCTTCCAGCCGCCCAGCCCGACCACGGGCCGGTCGGGGAAGACGGCGTCGTCCAGGATGCAGGAGATCCCGTTCGCCAGGTAGTTGCGGGCGGCGAAGCCGCAGGTGCGGCGGGCGAGCCGGTACTGGGCCTCGGAGTGCTCGTTCCAGCCCGCCTGCGGGTCCGCGAAGCCCGAGCACACCCACTCCCGGACGTCGTCCAGGCTGATGTGGGCCGTCGGCACGGGCCGGGTGCCGGCCCAGTGCCGCGCGACGGTGGTCTTCCCCGCGCCGGCCGGGCCGATCAGCAGTACGGCGAGCACGGCCGCTCCGGTACCCGCCACCGCGGGCGGCAGCGGGATGTGTCCGGTGGCCTCCGGCACGGGTGGCACCGGGTGCGGGGGCGGCGGGGGCCGGTGCCCGGGCTGGGGAGTGCCCGGCCAGCCCTGCGCCGGGGGTATGGGCGGCTGCGGGGGCGCCGCCGGGTGCGGTCCCGGCTGTCCCCATCCCGCTCCCCCGCCCCCCACTCCTTGGTGCATCCGCTGCCACTCCGTCTCGTTCCGGCGACTGATGCGAGAACGTTATATGACCGCAGAGGTCAGAGCGTCCACCAGCACCGTCAGGCAGAG
Above is a genomic segment from Streptomyces sp. NBC_01233 containing:
- the carB gene encoding carbamoyl-phosphate synthase large subunit; translation: MPKRTDIQSVLVIGSGPIVIGQAAEFDYSGTQACRILKAEGLRVILVNSNPATIMTDPEIADATYVEPITPEFVEKIIAKERPDALLPTLGGQTALNTAISMHEQGVLEKYGVELIGANVEAINKGEDRDLFKGVVEAVKAKIGYGESARSVICHSMDDVIKGVETLGGYPVVVRPSFTMGGAGSGFAHDEEELRRIAGQGLTLSPTTEVLLEESILGWKEYELELMRDTKDNVVVVCSIENFDPMGVHTGDSITVAPAMTLTDREYQRLRDIGIAIIREVGVDTGGCNIQFAIDPTDGRVIVIEMNPRVSRSSALASKATGFPIAKIAAKLAIGYTLDEVPNDITEKTPASFEPSLDYVVVKAPRFAFEKFPLADATLTTTMKSVGEAMAIGRNFTEALQKALRSLEKKGSQFTFVGDPGDKDELLRTAVRPTDGRINTVMQAIRAGATQEEVFESTKIDPWFVDQLFLIKEIADELTAADKLYPELLAEAKRHGFSDAQIAEIRGLREDVVREVRHALGVRPVYKTVDTCAAEFAAKTPYFYSSYDEESEVAPRTKPAVIILGSGPNRIGQGIEFDYSCVHASFALSDAGFETVMVNCNPETVSTDYDTSDRLYFEPLTLEDVLEIVHAESLAGPIAGVIVQLGGQTPLGLAQALKDNGVPVVGTSPEAIHAAEDRGAFGQVLAEAGLPAPKHGTATTFTGAKAIADEIGYPVLVRPSYVLGGRGMEIVYDEARLESYIAESTEISPTRPVLVDRFLDDAIEIDVDALYDGHELYLGGVMEHIEEAGIHSGDSACALPPITLGGYDIKRLRASTEAIAKGVGVRGLINIQFAMAGDILYVLEANPRASRTVPFTSKATAVPLAKAAARISLGTTIAELREQGLLPKTGDGGTLPIDAPISVKEAVMPWSRFRDIHGRGVDTVLGPEMRSTGEVMGIDAVFGTAYAKSQAGAYGPLPTKGRAFISVANRDKRSMIFPARELVAHGFELMATSGTAEVLRRNGINATVVRKLSEGEGPNGEKTIVQLIHDGQVDLIVNTPYGTGGRLDGYEIRTAAVARSVPCLTTVQALAAAVQGIDALNRGDVGVRSLQEHAEHLTAARA
- the carA gene encoding glutamine-hydrolyzing carbamoyl-phosphate synthase small subunit, which codes for MTTSTRGAAKAPAVLVLEDGRIFRGRAYGAVGETFGEAVFSTGMTGYQETLTDPSYHRQVVVMTAPHVGNTGVNDEDPESSRIWVAGYVVRDPARVPSNWRSQRSLDEELVKQGVVGISGIDTRALTRHLRERGAMRVGIFSGDAWTGIRDEALLAKVQSQPQMKGANLSAEVATKEAYVVPAIGEKRFTVAAVDLGIKGMTPHRMAERGIEVHVLPATATVEDVYAVNPDGVFFSNGPGDPATADGPVAVMQGVLERKTPLFGICFGNQILGRALGFGTYKLKYGHRGINQPVQDRTTGKVEITAHNHGFAVDAPLDKVTETAYGRAEVSHVCLNDQVVEGLQLLDQPAFSVQYHPEAAAGPHDAAYLFDRFTSLMETALMEAERA
- a CDS encoding PH-like domain-containing protein, which codes for MTPAVIQLAAEAAERQSAEVTSVGARIAWVVGLIVFIAFVYWLMRQGWKWRGALQNDLPELPAAPDGLPEHRLALTGRYHGSTTAGQWLDRIVAHGLGLRSRVELTLTDAGLDVVRPGANDFFVPAAQLRGARLDKGIAGKVLTEGGLLVVTWAHGDKLIDSGFRSDRAAEHAAWVEAINSMNSSITTEGAER
- a CDS encoding dihydroorotase, encoding MSKILIRGAKVLGGEAQDVLIDGETIAEVGTGLSAEGATVIEAEGQVLLPGLVDLHTHLREPGREDSETVLTGTRAAASGGYTAVFAMANTFPVADTAGVVEQVWRLGKESGYCDVQPIGAVTVGLEGKQLSELGAMHDSAARVTVFSDDGKCVDDAVIMRRALEYVKAFGGVVAQHAQEPRLTEGAQMNEGIVSAELGLGGWPAVAEESIIARDVLLAEHVGSRVHICHLSTAGSVEIVRWAKSRGIDVTAEVTPHHLLLTEELVRSYNAVYKVNPPLRTERDVLALREALADGTIDIVATDHAPHPHEDKDCEWAAAAMGMVGLETALSVVQQTMVETGLLDWAGVAERMSFAPARIGSLENHGRPVSAGEPANLTLVDTSYRGVVDPAHFASRSRNTPYEGRELPGRVTHTFLRGRATVVDGKLA
- a CDS encoding aspartate carbamoyltransferase catalytic subunit, translated to MKRHLISAADLTRDDAVLILDTAEEMARVADRPIKKLPTLRGLTVVNLFFEDSTRTRISFEAAAKRLSADVINFSAKGSSVSKGESLKDTALTLEAMGADAVVIRHHASGAPYRLATSGWIDSAVVNAGDGTHEHPTQALLDAFTMRRRLVGRDAGLGKDLNGRRITIVGDVLHSRVARSNVHLLHTLGAEVTLVAPPTLVPIGVETWPCEVSYSLDDVLPKSDAVMMLRVQRERMNAAFFPTEREYSRRYGLDGDRMAKMPEHAIVMHPGPMNRGMEITAQVADSDRCTAVEQVANGVSTRMAVLYLLLGGSEPAVTTTPAAARTEETK
- the pyrR gene encoding bifunctional pyr operon transcriptional regulator/uracil phosphoribosyltransferase PyrR: MDTQQHADSMRPVLEAQDIARVLTRIAHEIVERAKGADDVVLLGIPTRGVYLARRLAAKLEEITGSKIPVGSLDITMYRDDLRMKPARAIGRTEIPGDDLDGRLVVLVDDVLFSGRTIRAALDALGDLGRPRAVQLAVLVDRGHRELPIRADYVGKNLPTSLRETVKVQLEEEDGRDAVLLGQRTAQAAGL
- the bldD gene encoding transcriptional regulator BldD translates to MSSEYAKQLGAKLRAIRTQQGLSLHGVEEKSQGRWKAVVVGSYERGDRAVTVQRLAELADFYGVPVQELLPGTTPGGAAEPPPKLRLDLERLAGVPAEKAGPLQRYAATIQSQRGDYNGKVLSIRQDDLRTLAVIYDQSPSVLTEQLISWGVLDADARRAVAHEDI
- the nusB gene encoding transcription antitermination factor NusB, with protein sequence MAARSNARKRAFQILFEADQRDVPVREVLADWIRHSRSDDRQPPVSAFTMDLVEGYADKVNRIDDLIVTYAVDWELDRMPVADRNILRLGAYELIWVDDTPDAVAIDEAVQLAKEFSTDESPSFVNGLLARFKDLKPSLRRE
- the efp gene encoding elongation factor P, which produces MASTNDLKNGMVLKLDGGQLWSVVEFQHVKPGKGPAFVRTKLKHVLSGKVVDKTFNAGTKVDTATIDRRDMQFSYMDGEYFVFMDMTTFDQLMVDKKAVGDAANFLIEGFTASVAQHEGEVLYVELPAAVELKIEHTDPGVQGDRSTGGTKPATLETGYEIQVPLFVTTGETVKVDTRTSDYLGRKSN
- a CDS encoding M24 family metallopeptidase, giving the protein MSDVYAARRGLLRDRCAAAGNAAALITRPANVRYLSGAFPLGAVLLVGPTEDVMFCAGAPTGEADEGRPDEHLRVSVLGNPGADPAVAAADMAAGVRADSLAVEEHHLTVGRHRALRSVAPKLHLADLGTAVEQQRLVKDEEEIACLRIAAEIADQALGELLESILVGRTERHLALELERRLVDHGADGPAFPTSVGTGPHSGRSRHRPSDRRVEEGDFLSVCLGANYRGYRCEIGRTFVIGTSPADWQIALYDLVFTAQRAGREALLPGAAYRDVDHAARSVLDSAGHSEAIAPWTGHGVGLEIDEDPQLAPTAMGKLDACVPVTVEPGVHLPGRGGVRIDDTLVVRPEADGGPELLTITTKELLAL